The Candidatus Hydrogenedentota bacterium genome has a segment encoding these proteins:
- a CDS encoding anaerobic ribonucleoside-triphosphate reductase activating protein, whose translation MKFGGFQPFTLSDYPGRAAAIVFAQGCNFRCPFCHNGPLLPMMVQEECLVPEETVLEHLKRRRGRLEGLVVSGGEPTLQAALPGFLRQVKRLEYQVKLDTNGSRPEMLALLLRDGLVDFVAMDVKAPPEKYGLLCGGMAPMAEVGESMTLLVRSGVPHLFRTTVVPGLLGDYDLAVLAGIIPKDSPHILQEFHPEHALDPAACLTAQSA comes from the coding sequence ATGAAATTTGGCGGATTCCAGCCTTTCACCTTGAGCGACTATCCCGGTCGGGCGGCGGCCATCGTCTTCGCGCAGGGTTGCAATTTCCGCTGCCCTTTCTGCCACAACGGCCCGCTGCTGCCCATGATGGTTCAGGAAGAGTGTCTTGTGCCTGAGGAAACCGTCCTGGAACATCTCAAGCGGCGCCGTGGGCGGCTGGAGGGGCTGGTGGTTTCCGGCGGTGAACCCACCCTGCAGGCCGCGCTTCCAGGATTTTTGCGCCAGGTGAAACGGCTGGAGTATCAGGTGAAACTGGACACCAACGGAAGCCGTCCCGAAATGCTCGCCCTGTTGCTGCGGGACGGGCTGGTTGATTTTGTCGCGATGGATGTCAAGGCGCCGCCCGAAAAATACGGCCTGCTCTGCGGCGGGATGGCGCCCATGGCGGAGGTGGGGGAGAGCATGACCCTGCTGGTGCGTTCCGGCGTGCCCCACCTGTTCCGCACTACTGTGGTGCCGGGATTGCTTGGCGACTATGACTTGGCGGTTCTGGCGGGCATTATCCCGAAAGACTCACCGCATATCTTGCAGGAGTTCCATCCGGAGCATGCGCTGGACCCAGCCGCCTGTCTGACCGCCCAGTCCGCCTGA
- a CDS encoding ribonucleoside triphosphate reductase, producing MEVAAISQALENVTAGPAFFTKIRKRDGREAAFDASKITAALLKAGEASGEYGEDAARQMTMRVLALHQSMGGEAVPTVEQIQDVVEEVLLMSPFKKAAKAYILYRDQHARVRELVNKADVDLIDRYLNRSDWTVQENSNMAYSLQGLNNHISSEVSKVYWLNKIYTGDIREAHISGDLHIHDLGLLSVYCVGWDLQDLLRCGFKGAPGKAESSPARHFRSALGQIVNFFYTLQGEAAGAQAFSNFDTLLAPFIRHDNLTHKEVKQALQEFVFNLNVATRVGFQTPFTNVTMDLKAPGTLAKECVIIGGEVQNTVYGDYQEEMNLLNAAFLEVLSEGDAKGRVFSFPIPTYNIADDFDWDDPGLDRLWEVTAKYGIPYFANFVNSDMSPDDARSMCCRLRLDLRALEKRGGGLFGANPLTGSIGVVTMNMPRLGHTSRTEAQFMEKLDRLMDLARESLETKRKILEGFTAKNLYPYTKFYLRDVEKRHGCYWHNHFATIGLVGLNEACLNLLGRDIGTPEGTAFAGRVLDHMRDRLALFQAETGSMYNLEATPAEGTTYRLARLDRERFPGMRFANHEAVADGAEPFYSNSSQLPVNYSDDVFEVLDLQDGLQARYTGGTVLHVFLGESVADPAAVRSFVRRVCDNYRLPYFTVSPSFSVCPSHGYLRGERSHCPFCGEKAEIYARIVGYLRPVNQWNEGKQAEFHIRSRYNIGQAT from the coding sequence ATGGAAGTCGCAGCCATCAGTCAGGCTTTGGAAAATGTTACCGCCGGTCCGGCTTTCTTCACCAAGATCAGAAAACGGGATGGGCGAGAGGCGGCGTTTGACGCCTCAAAAATCACCGCAGCCCTCCTGAAGGCCGGTGAGGCGTCCGGCGAGTATGGGGAAGACGCGGCACGGCAAATGACCATGCGCGTTCTGGCGCTGCACCAGTCCATGGGCGGCGAGGCGGTGCCGACGGTGGAGCAGATTCAGGATGTTGTGGAGGAGGTCCTGCTCATGTCGCCCTTCAAAAAGGCGGCCAAGGCCTATATTTTGTACCGTGACCAGCATGCCCGTGTCCGTGAACTGGTGAACAAGGCCGACGTGGACCTCATCGATCGTTATCTGAACCGGTCTGACTGGACGGTTCAGGAAAACAGCAACATGGCCTATTCCCTGCAAGGATTGAACAACCACATTTCGAGCGAGGTGAGCAAGGTCTACTGGTTAAACAAGATTTACACCGGGGACATCCGCGAGGCCCACATTTCGGGTGATCTGCACATCCATGACCTCGGCCTGTTGTCAGTGTACTGCGTGGGGTGGGACCTTCAGGACCTGTTGCGCTGCGGGTTCAAGGGCGCGCCGGGAAAAGCCGAGAGCAGCCCCGCCCGCCATTTCCGCTCGGCATTGGGTCAGATAGTCAATTTCTTTTACACCCTCCAGGGCGAGGCGGCCGGCGCCCAGGCCTTCAGCAATTTCGACACGCTGCTGGCCCCCTTCATCCGTCATGACAACCTGACGCACAAGGAGGTGAAGCAGGCGCTCCAGGAGTTTGTCTTCAATCTGAACGTGGCCACGCGGGTGGGTTTCCAGACCCCCTTCACAAATGTGACGATGGACCTGAAAGCGCCCGGCACGCTTGCCAAAGAGTGTGTCATCATCGGCGGCGAGGTTCAGAACACAGTGTATGGCGATTATCAGGAGGAAATGAACCTGTTAAACGCCGCATTTTTGGAGGTGCTCTCCGAGGGGGACGCCAAAGGCCGCGTGTTCAGTTTCCCCATCCCCACTTACAACATCGCCGATGATTTTGACTGGGATGACCCCGGTCTGGACCGGCTCTGGGAGGTGACCGCAAAGTATGGCATCCCCTATTTTGCGAATTTTGTAAACTCGGACATGTCGCCTGACGACGCCCGCTCCATGTGCTGCCGGCTCCGGCTGGACCTGCGCGCGTTGGAGAAACGGGGAGGGGGGCTTTTCGGCGCAAACCCGCTCACAGGTTCCATCGGCGTGGTCACCATGAACATGCCGCGTCTCGGGCACACCTCCAGAACCGAGGCCCAGTTCATGGAAAAGCTGGACCGGCTCATGGACCTCGCCCGCGAGAGCCTGGAGACGAAACGCAAAATTCTCGAGGGGTTCACCGCGAAGAACCTCTACCCCTACACCAAGTTCTACCTCCGGGATGTGGAAAAGCGGCACGGCTGCTACTGGCACAACCATTTCGCCACCATCGGACTGGTGGGGCTTAACGAGGCCTGCCTGAATCTTCTCGGCAGGGACATTGGCACGCCGGAGGGCACGGCCTTTGCCGGCAGGGTGCTTGACCACATGCGTGACCGGCTGGCGCTTTTCCAGGCGGAAACGGGAAGCATGTACAATCTGGAGGCCACCCCGGCGGAGGGCACCACCTACCGGCTGGCCCGGCTGGACCGCGAGCGTTTCCCCGGCATGCGCTTCGCGAACCATGAGGCGGTGGCCGATGGCGCCGAGCCGTTCTACAGCAATTCCAGCCAGTTGCCCGTGAACTACTCTGACGATGTGTTCGAGGTGCTGGACCTTCAGGACGGGCTTCAGGCCCGTTATACGGGCGGCACGGTCCTGCACGTCTTTCTCGGCGAGTCCGTGGCCGACCCCGCCGCGGTGCGCTCTTTTGTGCGCCGGGTCTGCGACAATTACCGGCTGCCCTATTTCACCGTGTCCCCGAGTTTCTCCGTGTGTCCCAGCCACGGCTATCTGCGCGGAGAGCGCAGCCACTGCCCCTTCTGCGGGGAAAAGGCCGAGATTTACGCCCGCATCGTAGGGTATCTGCGGCCCGTGAACCAGTGGAATGAGGGAAAGCAGGCGGAGTTTCACATCCGCAGCCGGTACAACATTGGACAGGCGACATGA
- a CDS encoding DUF1559 domain-containing protein translates to MRRKHSGFTLIELLVVIAIIGILAAILLPALARARESARRASCQNNLKQFGLVCKMYANEAKGSFPTIMPYDCWRSNAPAPPINKNFAINAFQVYPEYLTDPAIALCPSDPLNKGIEATFDEANGKAQIWNGTNYELPPVDVEKRFFPCELDSSSWSYLYMGWALYMPGITDDPHKFTGTTDVTLFSEVVSYFATKPGLDPQLVTAMNQVLLFFQNLITDPAPASLSKLSEDIKLPNTSVTVYRLREGIERFFITDINNPGASSLAQSELSIMSDTVSNKQGDDNSFNHVPGGCNVLYMDGHVEFLRYPNKWPVSPLTAGVMGAF, encoded by the coding sequence ATGAGACGTAAACATTCGGGATTCACTTTGATCGAACTTTTGGTGGTGATCGCCATTATTGGCATTTTGGCCGCCATCCTGCTTCCGGCACTTGCCCGCGCGCGCGAGTCGGCGCGCCGCGCCAGTTGCCAGAACAATCTGAAACAGTTTGGACTGGTGTGCAAGATGTATGCGAACGAGGCCAAGGGCAGCTTTCCCACCATCATGCCGTATGACTGCTGGCGCAGCAACGCTCCGGCGCCGCCCATCAACAAAAATTTCGCCATCAACGCATTTCAGGTCTATCCGGAGTATCTGACCGACCCGGCCATCGCGCTGTGTCCTTCAGACCCGCTGAACAAGGGCATTGAAGCGACGTTTGACGAGGCGAACGGGAAGGCGCAGATTTGGAACGGCACCAATTATGAGCTCCCCCCCGTGGATGTGGAGAAGCGCTTCTTCCCCTGCGAGCTTGACAGCAGCAGTTGGAGCTATCTGTACATGGGCTGGGCGCTTTACATGCCGGGAATCACGGACGACCCGCACAAGTTCACCGGCACCACGGATGTCACCCTGTTCAGTGAGGTGGTGTCTTATTTCGCCACCAAGCCGGGCCTGGACCCGCAACTGGTGACGGCGATGAATCAGGTACTGTTGTTCTTCCAGAACCTGATCACCGACCCGGCTCCCGCCAGCCTGAGCAAACTGAGCGAGGACATCAAACTGCCCAACACCAGCGTGACTGTCTACCGTCTGCGCGAGGGCATCGAGCGGTTCTTCATCACCGACATTAACAACCCCGGCGCCAGCAGTCTGGCCCAGAGTGAGCTGTCCATCATGTCGGACACCGTTTCCAACAAACAGGGTGATGACAATTCGTTCAACCACGTCCCCGGTGGATGCAATGTGCTGTACATGGACGGGCACGTGGAGTTCCTCCGTTATCCGAACAAGTGGCCCGTGAGCCCGCTCACCGCGGGTGTGATGGGCGCGTTCTAA
- a CDS encoding glycosyltransferase has product MTGAVRPRTPPPLISVLMPAHNARDTLAVAVDSILQQTVKDFELVLVDDGSDDGTGALADAMATQDGRIRVVHTPHRGIVEALKHAASLARAPLLARMDADDVSLPGRFAAQLGLFDTDSGLALCGGLVRMAGTGIGSGRRRYEKWINGLLSHEDMVREIFVECPLPHPTFMMRRDTFLEVGGYQDHGWPEDYDLVMRLWRAGVRFAKPAEPVLEWREHPRRLSMTDGRYSETAFRALKRRYLFGSGMMTSRLFLQWGAGEVGKRWLREWGAAVPAAVVDINPRKIGRTIHGVPVIPPEQLPPPEEVFIVVAVGSPGARDEIRDWFGPRGYTEGLDFLFLA; this is encoded by the coding sequence GTGACCGGGGCTGTCAGACCCCGCACTCCCCCACCCCTGATTTCGGTGCTCATGCCCGCGCACAATGCCCGTGACACGCTTGCCGTGGCGGTGGACTCCATTCTTCAACAGACGGTGAAAGACTTTGAACTGGTGCTGGTGGACGACGGGTCCGACGACGGGACCGGCGCGTTGGCGGACGCAATGGCAACGCAAGACGGCCGCATCCGTGTGGTTCACACCCCGCACCGGGGGATTGTGGAGGCACTCAAACACGCCGCGTCTCTGGCCCGCGCGCCGCTGCTGGCGCGGATGGACGCGGATGACGTGTCCCTCCCCGGACGTTTTGCCGCACAGTTGGGGCTCTTTGACACTGATTCCGGACTGGCCCTGTGCGGCGGTCTGGTGCGAATGGCCGGCACCGGCATCGGTTCGGGGCGCCGCCGCTATGAGAAATGGATTAATGGTCTGCTTAGCCATGAGGACATGGTCCGGGAGATTTTTGTGGAGTGCCCTCTCCCCCATCCCACATTTATGATGCGGCGGGACACATTTCTTGAAGTCGGCGGCTATCAGGACCATGGCTGGCCGGAGGATTATGACCTTGTCATGCGGCTTTGGCGGGCCGGAGTGCGTTTTGCCAAACCGGCTGAACCAGTGCTGGAATGGCGGGAGCATCCCCGGCGTCTTTCCATGACCGACGGCCGTTATAGTGAGACGGCGTTCCGCGCCCTGAAACGCCGTTATCTGTTCGGGTCCGGGATGATGACCAGCCGCCTTTTCCTGCAGTGGGGCGCGGGCGAGGTGGGAAAACGGTGGCTGCGGGAATGGGGCGCCGCCGTCCCGGCGGCGGTGGTGGACATCAACCCCCGCAAAATCGGCCGCACCATTCACGGAGTGCCGGTTATTCCCCCGGAGCAGCTTCCCCCGCCGGAGGAGGTCTTCATCGTGGTGGCCGTGGGCAGCCCCGGCGCGAGGGACGAAATCCGGGACTGGTTTGGGCCTCGCGGTTACACCGAAGGACTGGACTTCCTGTTCCTGGCCTGA
- a CDS encoding alanine:cation symporter family protein, which produces MLLLLVGTHLFLTFRLRFIQRHMGKAIRLSLTGGEDAAGDISHFGALTTALAATVGTGNIVGVATAVGLGGPGAVLWMWLTGVFGISTKYAEALLSVKYRVTTPSGATVGGPMYVLERGLNMRWMGLLFAALTVLASFGIGNMVQANALSGLLRQNVGLPEWQSGLAMAALTALVILGGIKSIARVCQALVPFMALIYVTGCLVLLVMHAETLPATVALILKSAFTGQAAVGGFLGAGLREAIRFGIARGLFSNESGMGSAPIVAAAAKTRNPVRQALVSSTGTFWDTVVICLMTGLVVVNSGKWQEGLKGSELSHAAFSTLPVIGPIILTVGMATFVFSTILGWSYYGEKACEYFAGAWSVTGYRCLWVGAVFVGAMLNLPLVWSFADIANALMAVPNLIALLLLSGVVVSETRKYLWEDGLHLEEENGKSGE; this is translated from the coding sequence ATGCTTCTCCTGCTGGTGGGCACGCATCTGTTTCTGACCTTCCGCCTGCGCTTCATCCAGCGGCACATGGGCAAGGCCATCCGCCTTTCCCTCACGGGCGGGGAGGATGCGGCCGGGGACATCAGCCATTTTGGCGCCCTCACCACGGCGCTTGCGGCCACGGTGGGCACGGGGAACATCGTCGGCGTGGCCACCGCCGTGGGCCTGGGAGGTCCGGGCGCCGTGCTGTGGATGTGGCTGACCGGCGTCTTCGGCATTTCCACCAAATACGCCGAGGCGCTGTTGTCGGTGAAATACCGGGTCACCACCCCCTCGGGCGCCACGGTGGGCGGACCCATGTATGTGCTGGAGCGCGGCTTGAACATGCGCTGGATGGGCCTGCTCTTCGCCGCACTCACCGTGCTGGCCTCTTTCGGCATTGGAAACATGGTGCAGGCGAACGCCCTCTCCGGCCTGCTACGGCAGAATGTGGGGCTGCCGGAATGGCAGAGCGGTCTCGCCATGGCCGCGCTCACGGCCCTGGTCATCCTTGGCGGCATCAAATCCATCGCCCGGGTCTGCCAGGCGCTGGTGCCGTTCATGGCGCTGATTTATGTAACGGGCTGTCTTGTTCTCCTCGTCATGCACGCCGAGACTCTGCCGGCCACGGTGGCGCTCATCCTCAAGAGCGCGTTCACCGGCCAGGCCGCCGTCGGCGGGTTCCTCGGCGCGGGCCTGCGCGAAGCCATCCGCTTTGGCATTGCCCGGGGGCTCTTCTCGAACGAGTCCGGCATGGGCAGCGCGCCCATCGTCGCCGCCGCCGCGAAAACGCGCAATCCCGTCCGGCAGGCCCTGGTCTCCTCCACGGGCACCTTCTGGGACACCGTGGTTATCTGCCTGATGACCGGGCTGGTGGTGGTCAACTCCGGAAAATGGCAGGAGGGGCTCAAGGGTTCGGAATTGAGCCACGCCGCCTTTTCCACCCTGCCGGTCATAGGACCCATTATCCTGACTGTGGGCATGGCCACCTTCGTGTTCTCCACCATCCTGGGCTGGTCCTATTACGGGGAAAAAGCCTGCGAGTATTTCGCGGGGGCGTGGTCGGTGACGGGATACCGTTGCCTCTGGGTCGGGGCGGTTTTTGTGGGCGCCATGCTCAACCTGCCCTTGGTCTGGTCCTTTGCGGACATCGCCAACGCACTGATGGCCGTGCCGAACTTGATAGCCCTCCTGCTTCTGAGCGGGGTGGTGGTGTCGGAGACCCGCAAATACCTCTGGGAGGATGGCCTGCACCTGGAGGAGGAAAACGGAAAGTCCGGCGAGTAA
- a CDS encoding RNA polymerase sigma factor, with protein sequence MSMFRKNSFEPSKADDNALALAARAGDMAAFEEIVRRYQGRVYAAAYRVTGNREDALDVAQDALLKAHQKMGSWAPTGSFVSWLLRLTTNQAIDHIRRRNRRRHEVLDEAFVGDTEGAAVEPHIEATGEAVMAREIDERVRQALVVLSPMQRTVFVSRHFEGFSLAEIAGQLGCTVGSVKVHLFRALKKLREELGDMAPDNERDAE encoded by the coding sequence ATGAGCATGTTCCGCAAAAACTCTTTTGAACCGTCCAAGGCGGATGACAACGCGCTGGCGCTGGCCGCCCGCGCGGGCGACATGGCCGCGTTCGAGGAGATTGTGCGGCGGTACCAGGGCCGGGTTTATGCGGCGGCCTACCGGGTCACGGGCAACCGCGAGGATGCCCTGGACGTGGCCCAGGACGCCCTGCTGAAGGCCCACCAGAAGATGGGCTCCTGGGCGCCGACGGGAAGTTTTGTGTCCTGGCTGCTGCGTCTTACGACGAACCAGGCGATTGATCATATCCGCCGGAGAAACCGTCGGCGGCACGAAGTGCTGGACGAGGCCTTTGTGGGTGACACGGAGGGTGCGGCGGTGGAGCCCCACATCGAGGCGACGGGCGAGGCGGTCATGGCCCGCGAGATTGACGAGCGGGTGCGCCAGGCCCTGGTGGTGCTGTCGCCCATGCAGCGGACCGTGTTTGTTTCGCGTCATTTCGAGGGATTTTCCCTCGCGGAAATTGCGGGGCAGTTGGGCTGCACCGTGGGCAGTGTGAAGGTTCACCTGTTCAGGGCGCTGAAAAAACTCCGCGAAGAGTTGGGCGACATGGCCCCGGACAACGAGAGAGACGCTGAATGA
- a CDS encoding tetratricopeptide repeat protein: MMPLWTVFHWTRGARARGALAASLYEPLSSEERALLDEALAGDPELRRDADSLRRVRDVVALETPEFTGNLFPALAARIEGRRLARRMTYRRVALAGAVCVPVALAAVFVLPGFFAVSPGGVEMAGEMPSSTLAGDLQTARQLIQAQDYAGGMRVLNQALARNPEDPRAGEAQTLLADMEFDHFQRYPEAHAAYARLREQYPGNFMESPASIERFNLLDEARPSGYATLHALDVARGSHDTAFQQYERLVAQNPGSLLASVALEEMQALVGGPVSGGAESAILALERARDRCTEPAAIAQFNLALGGLYCDSLHDEEHARDLFLRTVSSGEPSLSLRAQQALARLGD; this comes from the coding sequence ATGATGCCTTTATGGACTGTATTCCATTGGACAAGGGGCGCGCGCGCGCGGGGCGCGCTCGCCGCCTCCCTGTACGAACCGCTCTCTTCTGAAGAGCGCGCGTTGCTGGACGAGGCATTGGCCGGTGACCCTGAACTTCGCAGGGACGCCGATTCCCTGCGCCGGGTGCGCGACGTGGTGGCGCTGGAAACCCCCGAATTTACGGGCAACCTTTTCCCCGCCCTTGCGGCGCGCATCGAGGGGCGGCGGCTGGCACGCCGAATGACCTACCGGCGTGTTGCCCTGGCCGGGGCGGTGTGCGTGCCTGTGGCGCTTGCGGCGGTGTTTGTTCTGCCCGGATTCTTTGCTGTTTCCCCCGGAGGGGTCGAAATGGCCGGAGAGATGCCATCCTCCACCCTGGCGGGCGACCTGCAAACGGCACGCCAACTGATACAGGCGCAGGATTACGCAGGCGGAATGCGGGTCCTCAACCAGGCACTTGCCCGAAATCCGGAAGACCCCCGCGCGGGCGAGGCGCAGACCCTGCTGGCGGACATGGAATTCGACCATTTCCAGCGCTATCCTGAGGCCCACGCCGCCTATGCCCGGTTGCGGGAACAGTATCCAGGCAATTTCATGGAAAGTCCGGCCAGTATCGAGCGGTTCAACCTGCTTGACGAGGCCCGCCCGTCCGGTTATGCGACCCTGCACGCCCTGGATGTGGCGCGTGGCAGCCACGACACGGCATTCCAGCAGTATGAGCGCCTTGTTGCCCAAAACCCGGGTTCCCTGCTGGCCTCCGTGGCCTTGGAAGAAATGCAGGCCCTGGTCGGTGGACCCGTTTCGGGCGGCGCCGAGTCCGCCATTCTGGCGCTCGAGCGGGCGCGGGACCGCTGCACGGAACCCGCCGCCATCGCCCAGTTCAATTTGGCGCTGGGCGGACTGTACTGCGATTCCCTCCATGACGAGGAGCATGCCCGGGACCTCTTCCTCCGTACCGTGTCCAGCGGCGAGCCAAGTCTCTCCCTGCGCGCCCAGCAGGCGCTGGCCCGGCTGGGTGATTAA
- a CDS encoding type II/IV secretion system protein, with the protein MAIYSSFEQFLLKREVLDAARLDRAKMEAAKNGLSILSVIPQLGYAPAEKIYEALADFCEMRFVLPSKMDIPQELFTKVPARFATHYGFVPIQERNGTLVVAISDPLNTQLQDDIRLVLKRRIEAVVTTPQEITRVTRDLYGVGADTMEKILINAAESMEGIVNLESTQVSSDLGDDSIDASIIKFVNELILEAIQSDTTDIHIEPFEDALRVRYRIDGILHQAPTPPSIRGFHSAIVSRIKIMANLNIAEKRLPQDGKILASFGENHYDLRVSILPTPHGESVNIRILSRSSMAMTLDQLGFLPEDMEVFGRFISKPHGIILVTGPTGSGKTTTLYAALAKLNQVDRKIITIEDPIEYQLAGISQMQVQPKIGFDFALGLRSMLRHDPDIMLVGEIRDYETAEMAIRSSLTGHLVLSTLHTNDSAGAVTRLIDMGIEPFLISSTMIASIAQRLVRRICRHCGEPHEPDLDLLLQEFGLRPDQLTGADFRRGRGCDECRHTGYRGRLAIYEMLSFTEQIKHMTVQRANALDIKKVAVRAGLKTLRVSGWQRIKSGDTTLEEVLRLTADAESIGFELETDIAPVSI; encoded by the coding sequence GTGGCGATATACAGCAGTTTTGAGCAGTTTTTACTGAAACGGGAGGTGTTGGACGCGGCCCGTCTTGACCGGGCAAAGATGGAAGCCGCCAAAAACGGCCTGAGCATCCTCTCCGTCATCCCTCAGTTGGGCTATGCCCCCGCCGAGAAGATCTACGAGGCGCTGGCCGATTTCTGCGAGATGCGCTTTGTCCTCCCGTCCAAGATGGACATCCCCCAGGAACTCTTCACCAAGGTTCCGGCACGCTTCGCGACCCATTACGGGTTTGTGCCCATTCAGGAGCGCAACGGCACGCTGGTGGTCGCCATCAGCGACCCATTGAACACGCAACTTCAGGACGACATCCGCCTGGTGCTCAAGCGGCGGATTGAGGCGGTGGTGACCACTCCCCAGGAAATCACGCGGGTGACCCGTGACCTGTACGGCGTGGGCGCGGACACGATGGAGAAAATTCTCATCAACGCCGCGGAGAGCATGGAGGGGATTGTCAATCTGGAGTCCACCCAGGTCAGTTCCGATTTGGGCGACGACAGCATAGACGCCTCAATCATCAAATTCGTGAATGAGCTGATTCTGGAGGCCATCCAGTCGGACACGACAGACATCCACATCGAGCCCTTTGAGGACGCGCTCCGGGTGCGCTACCGGATAGACGGCATCCTGCACCAGGCGCCCACGCCGCCCAGCATCCGGGGGTTCCACTCCGCCATCGTGTCCCGCATCAAAATCATGGCCAACCTGAACATCGCCGAGAAGCGCCTGCCGCAGGACGGCAAAATTCTGGCTTCCTTCGGGGAAAACCACTACGACTTGCGCGTGTCCATCCTCCCCACGCCTCACGGCGAGTCGGTGAACATCCGCATCCTGAGCCGCTCCTCCATGGCGATGACTCTGGACCAGCTTGGGTTCCTTCCGGAGGACATGGAGGTTTTCGGGCGCTTCATCAGCAAGCCCCACGGCATTATCCTGGTCACGGGACCCACGGGCAGCGGAAAGACGACGACCCTTTACGCGGCGCTGGCCAAGCTGAACCAGGTGGACCGCAAAATCATCACCATCGAGGACCCCATCGAGTACCAGTTGGCGGGCATTTCCCAGATGCAGGTGCAGCCGAAAATCGGCTTCGACTTCGCCCTGGGGCTGCGGTCCATGCTGCGCCATGACCCGGACATCATGCTGGTGGGCGAAATCCGCGACTATGAGACGGCGGAAATGGCCATCCGTTCCAGCCTCACGGGCCACCTGGTGCTCAGCACACTGCACACCAACGACTCCGCCGGGGCGGTGACCCGCCTCATTGACATGGGCATCGAGCCGTTCCTCATCTCCAGCACCATGATCGCCTCCATCGCCCAGCGCCTGGTGCGGCGCATCTGCCGCCATTGCGGCGAGCCCCACGAACCGGACCTGGACCTGCTCCTTCAGGAGTTCGGGCTGCGCCCGGACCAGTTGACGGGGGCGGATTTCCGGCGTGGGCGCGGCTGCGACGAGTGCCGCCACACGGGGTACCGGGGCCGCCTGGCCATCTACGAGATGCTCTCGTTCACCGAGCAGATCAAACACATGACCGTGCAGCGGGCCAACGCCCTGGACATCAAGAAGGTGGCCGTGCGCGCCGGCCTGAAAACCCTGCGCGTCTCCGGATGGCAGCGCATCAAGTCGGGGGACACCACGCTCGAGGAGGTGCTCCGGCTGACCGCCGACGCCGAAAGCATCGGTTTTGAACTGGAGACGGACATTGCCCCAGTTTCAATATGA
- a CDS encoding type II secretion system F family protein, translating to MPQFQYEVKKGPGAVTKGVIEAENQRAAISRLRDMGYFPLRVEEFFGDEKKDTLRDALSRVSMKDRNIFLRQLANLCESGMMITRALRTLVEQTENPKLAKVIEQLRDDVQKGSSLAEAMDKHPDIFPTMYCSLVRAGETGGMLEEVLWRICAFGEQEEELRGKAVSAMVYPAFLLTIGSIAIFILVSFVFPKFIKVFEEFNAELPLPTRMVMGVCNFMGNWWWAVLIGLGVFGYAAVRHFRTETGRRQLDAFILKMPVVRGVVTKYEMAKFSRTLGTLMDNGVPILTSIKITADTMGNWLIRDEVSQIHIGVTEGESLSETLRQRKFFPPVVVSMFAVGEESGRVGTVAKRVADAYDIEVDRAVKAMTALFEPLLIVIMGVIVGFLVIAMLLPMLSLSSTVGA from the coding sequence TTGCCCCAGTTTCAATATGAGGTGAAAAAGGGGCCGGGCGCGGTCACCAAGGGCGTCATCGAGGCGGAGAACCAGCGCGCCGCCATTTCACGCCTGCGCGACATGGGCTATTTCCCCCTTCGGGTCGAGGAGTTTTTCGGGGACGAGAAAAAGGACACCCTGCGCGACGCGCTCTCGCGGGTGAGCATGAAGGACCGCAACATCTTCCTGCGGCAGCTTGCCAACCTGTGCGAGTCGGGCATGATGATCACCCGCGCCCTGCGCACCCTGGTGGAGCAGACGGAAAACCCCAAGCTGGCGAAAGTCATCGAGCAGCTCCGCGACGACGTGCAGAAGGGCAGCAGCCTGGCCGAGGCCATGGACAAACACCCGGACATATTCCCCACCATGTATTGCAGCCTGGTGCGCGCCGGGGAGACCGGCGGCATGCTCGAGGAGGTGCTCTGGCGCATCTGCGCCTTCGGCGAGCAGGAGGAGGAGCTTCGCGGCAAGGCCGTGTCCGCCATGGTCTACCCCGCATTCCTGCTCACCATAGGCTCCATCGCCATATTCATTCTGGTCTCCTTCGTGTTTCCCAAATTCATCAAGGTCTTCGAGGAGTTCAACGCGGAACTCCCCCTGCCCACGCGCATGGTCATGGGCGTGTGCAATTTCATGGGCAACTGGTGGTGGGCCGTGCTCATCGGCCTGGGCGTTTTCGGATACGCCGCCGTGCGGCATTTCCGCACCGAGACGGGCCGCCGCCAACTGGACGCGTTCATTCTGAAAATGCCCGTGGTGCGCGGTGTGGTCACCAAGTATGAGATGGCCAAATTCTCGCGCACCCTCGGCACCCTGATGGACAACGGCGTCCCCATTCTTACTTCGATCAAAATCACCGCGGACACCATGGGCAACTGGCTCATCCGCGACGAGGTCAGCCAGATTCACATCGGCGTGACCGAGGGCGAAAGCCTCAGCGAGACCCTGCGCCAGCGCAAGTTCTTCCCCCCCGTGGTGGTGAGCATGTTCGCCGTCGGCGAGGAGAGCGGGCGGGTCGGCACCGTGGCCAAACGCGTGGCCGACGCCTACGACATCGAGGTGGACCGGGCCGTGAAGGCCATGACGGCGCTCTTCGAGCCGCTCCTCATCGTCATCATGGGCGTCATTGTGGGTTTTCTCGTCATCGCCATGCTCCTCCCCATGCTCTCCCTGAGCTCCACGGTCGGGGCTTAA